CAGTCTGCCGGGAAATCGCGGACAATTTTTTGCGTCAATAGAGGCGTTTCTTTCATTCTCACTTGAAAAGGAACGAGAACGTGAGTTTGGTCAATCATCGCTCTTTGGAGAGGTAAGCGGTTCGGTATCGCTGGAGCCACGACTCCCGGACGTAAGTGATCAGAACTTTGAGGAAAAGATTGCCCGTGAAAAGGAGTTGTTAGGATTTTACGCATCCGGCCATCCGCTTGACAAGGAACGGGCAATCATTGAAAGTATCACTACGGCTTCGCTTGGAGACACATCGGAGCTTGCCGACCAGGATAGCGTCCGGCTCGGAGGTGTTGTCACGGACATCAGACGGCAGGTCACGCGCAAAGGCAAACCCATGGCCACGATGACGTTTGAGGATTACACAGGATCCGCGGAGATCCTTGTATTTGCCGACGTGCTTGAGAACTTCGGACACAATGTGCGAAAGGATGCAAAGCTGGTGATTGTGGCCCGCGTTTCCCGCAGAGAGGACGAAGAACCAAAATTCATTGCTGAAGAGATATATGCGATTGACGAAGCAAAAGTCCGGTTCGCTCGAAAACTTCTCATTCATGTTGCCGCGCAGCCAAACCTTGAGCGAACGCTGAATGCGCTTGAGGACTTGTTCGCACATCACAACGGCGACGTGGAAATATTGTTCCGTATCGAACAAGACGGTCAAGAGAAATTCATTCGTTCCCGCCGCTACCGTCTGAAAACCTCGGTGCAGGTATTGAACCAAATGCGAAGCATTGTCGGTGAAAAGAACGTCGAGTGTCTCTGGCAATGAAACGACATTGTGCTGCTGACCTCCGCTTTCCCCGCGTAATGATTCAGACGCTCGGATGCGCGAAGAACGCGGTTGACAGCGAAACACTCGCTGGCCTATTGAAGCAAGGCGGCTTCGAGTACGTATCGCGTGATGCAGACGCCGATATCGTCGTCGTGAATACGTGCGGGTTCATAGATGATGCAAAGGTGGAGTCCATTCAGGTTATTCTGGAAGCCATCCGCTGGAAGCAAGCACGCAAAGGCAGGCGAGTCTACGCGATGGGTTGCTTGACACAGCGCGATGGCCCCGAGATTAAAGAGGAAATTCCGGAACTTGACGGCGTCTTTGGCATCGGGGAATGGTCAAGTATGCTTGCTGCACTCGGAGCAAATCCGTTAAGTCTTGCCGGTTCGGGAAATGTAACGTTGTACAGCGGTAAAGCGGGTCCCGGCTCCGCGTATTTACGCATTTCCGACGGTTGTTCCCACGCATGCGCCTTTTGCGCGATTCCGCAAATGCGTGGACTCTACCGCAGCGAACCCATGGAGAAACTGATAGAAGAGGCGCGCTTACTTGCTCGCACTGGTGTAAGAGAACTCCTCATCATCGGTCAAGAGACCACAAGCTACGGAGTGGATCTGTATCGTAAGCGGATGCTTGTAGATTTGTGCAATCGTCTATCCGATATCAACGGCATTGAGTGGATTCGCATTCTCTATGCGCATCCGCCGTCGGCTCCGCCAAAGTTCATGTCAGAGTTAGCGCGTGTTCCAAAGCTTGCTCCATATATTGATTTTCCGATCGAGCATGCGTCTGACAAAATGCTGAAGTTGATGAACAGAAAGACCTCTGCAAGCAAAATGCAGGATTCCATAGCCGCGTTTCGTGACAACAGAAACGATGTTTGTGTGCGTACCACCGTGCTGGTAGGTTTTCCCGGAGAGGACGAAACGGACTTTGAGGATCTCTATGAATTCATGGAGAAGGTCAAGTTCGAACGAGCAGGCGTTTTTACGTATTCGCCGCAATCCGGAACCACAGGTGCCGAATTGCGCGATCACGTTGAGGAGGGAGTCGCGCTCGACAGGTTGGACCGCTTGATGAAACTGCAGAAGAGTATATGCCTCGAACGGAACAAAGAGCTCGTTGGAGCGGTGATTCCAGTGATTGTGGAGCGAAATGTGCGTGATATTTCATGGGGGCGCAGTGAATGGGACGCGCCTGACATTGACGCGCTGGTAAGAGTTCGAGGTCAGTTAGCGCCCGGCCTGATTCATCAAGTCAAGGTGACTGGCGCTGCTGCATATCAATTAGACGCTGTTCCGGAGCACCCAGACGGCACAGAACGGAGTATTGCATGCGAAGCCTTTGCGCTGCCTGTCTTGCGACATTGATACTGATTACATCCGCTGGTACTGCTCAAAGATTGCGCGATGAAGATGCGGAATCGCGTAATTTTCGCTGCCGGAGTGGTCAACGCCTTTCCAGTGTTGCCGACAGTGCGCTGATATTCGTTGCCATCTCTATCCCGTATGACAATTTGACTTTTGTTCGCGGCCCCCAAGACGGATTTGCGGCACGGGTGGATGCTTCTTTTACCCTGATTGACAAAGAGGGAAATCTCTCCGCTGAACGAAGCGTGATTATTGATGTGTTCACGAGTGTTTTCAAAGAGACAAATAGTCGCACGCTGAATGCTGTTCGTTCGGAAGAATTCTTTGTTAAGCCCGGTGACTACGACGTCACAGTCGTATTGACGGACAAAGAAACAAAGCGGAAAGCTCGTTGGAGCGGTCAAGTTTCGGCGGCTCTTATGGACTCTCTCTTGTCGGTTTCAGACTTGTATTGGATTGAAAGTGATTCCTTGAATGAGGAGTCGGATGTTCCGAAGGTTATTGATAACTTTTCGAACCGTGAAGAACCTGCGACCATTGCAATTGATCTGGTTTCGGTTGCGCGGGACACTTTAAATGTAACTTGGTCGGTCTCCGGAGAAGACGGCAAGGATATCGCAACGTCTGTGCAAAGAATTGTTCCTAACGGATCAGTCCAGCGCCTTGAGTATGTCGTCGTCATGAAGAATCTGCCTGTGCAGAAGTACACGGTGTCCTTTGAGGCACTGGGATTCGGAAGAAGAGAGGCGCGCGAGATAACCTTTAACGTGAACATCCCCGGTGTTCCTGCTTCTATTACCGATTTGGGTGAGGCAATCCGGCAAGTCAAGTACATAGCAACAGCGGAGGAAAACCGCCGCCTTCGAAGCGCTTCAGTGATCGACCGTGAGCAGCTATTCCGCGAGTTCTGGAAGCGCCGTGATCCTACTCCGGAGACTGCGCGAAACGAATTGATGGAAGAGTACTATTTTCGCGTTGAATATTCCGATGAAAAGT
This region of bacterium genomic DNA includes:
- the rimO gene encoding 30S ribosomal protein S12 methylthiotransferase RimO; amino-acid sequence: MKRHCAADLRFPRVMIQTLGCAKNAVDSETLAGLLKQGGFEYVSRDADADIVVVNTCGFIDDAKVESIQVILEAIRWKQARKGRRVYAMGCLTQRDGPEIKEEIPELDGVFGIGEWSSMLAALGANPLSLAGSGNVTLYSGKAGPGSAYLRISDGCSHACAFCAIPQMRGLYRSEPMEKLIEEARLLARTGVRELLIIGQETTSYGVDLYRKRMLVDLCNRLSDINGIEWIRILYAHPPSAPPKFMSELARVPKLAPYIDFPIEHASDKMLKLMNRKTSASKMQDSIAAFRDNRNDVCVRTTVLVGFPGEDETDFEDLYEFMEKVKFERAGVFTYSPQSGTTGAELRDHVEEGVALDRLDRLMKLQKSICLERNKELVGAVIPVIVERNVRDISWGRSEWDAPDIDALVRVRGQLAPGLIHQVKVTGAAAYQLDAVPEHPDGTERSIACEAFALPVLRH
- a CDS encoding GWxTD domain-containing protein; protein product: MRSLCAACLATLILITSAGTAQRLRDEDAESRNFRCRSGQRLSSVADSALIFVAISIPYDNLTFVRGPQDGFAARVDASFTLIDKEGNLSAERSVIIDVFTSVFKETNSRTLNAVRSEEFFVKPGDYDVTVVLTDKETKRKARWSGQVSAALMDSLLSVSDLYWIESDSLNEESDVPKVIDNFSNREEPATIAIDLVSVARDTLNVTWSVSGEDGKDIATSVQRIVPNGSVQRLEYVVVMKNLPVQKYTVSFEALGFGRREAREITFNVNIPGVPASITDLGEAIRQVKYIATAEENRRLRSASVIDREQLFREFWKRRDPTPETARNELMEEYYFRVEYSDEKYSTHRPGWETDRGRIYIMYGEPSDIERHPFESGSRPYEIWYYHNLNRRFVFVDYTGFGDYTLAGPQWGY